From Epinephelus lanceolatus isolate andai-2023 chromosome 23, ASM4190304v1, whole genome shotgun sequence:
GGACTTCATGGACTCCTTCTTGACCAGTTTGATGTAGAAAGCCGAGGGCAGGATGAAGATGAGCatggcagcagcagaggcacCTGCGTGAGGGAAGACATTTGGCATGTCAGtcacattttgtatttgtagATGCTTTCATAGCATTatcacacacattaacacacagacacccaCCGATGAAGCCAAAGATGTCCCTGATGGTGGGCACAAAGATGACCAGGGCGTTGGTGCCGGCCAGCAGGACCATGGTGATGATGGTGTGGCGGATCCAGCTGAAGTCCTTAGAGGCGCACAGGAGCTGGTTGACGGAGGTGCGAATCTacgcagagagagacagatggagaggtTATTCTACGTGACCCACTAACACACTGCAGTGATAATAAGATTAGCTGGATCCTTTTGACACTTACAGGGAAAAGCACCACAGGGACGGTGAGGGTGACGGCGGTCAGAACAGCCAGACGGACGATCAGCAGGATCACATCAGCCTTGTAGATCTTGGAGTAGGTGTGCAGCAGCTCAGGCTCCACATGCACTGTGTAAAGAGACAGCAGAGACACTTTAGACCTGAAGCCCATGTCACAAATGCACATTTATAAAGAAATGCATTAGGATCAAGTTAAAAGTTTGCCTCAGTAGAAACGAAGCTGGCAAACCCCGACAAACGTCACTGTGATTTCTCAATCTCTACTTGGCCTGGCTCAAACTGTGCACCGCCCCACATCAGGCTCTGTCCTGCCACAATGGTTTTGAGGAAGTCTTTCTCCCTATCAAACTCTTACATAACCAGTTTGATGTTCCAGGAACATCTTTGTACTTTCACTCAGATGTTCCTGCCATGACAAACACGAACACAAACATGGTGGTGCGCTGATCAGCTGCGGCAGGTGGGTTTTTTCACACTCTTACGTAACAGGCCTTGAGTCCTGTGCATTTTGCTCCATTGGGGAAAGTCACTATTTAATTTGGACCTGGAAGCGTCTTCTCTTAACTTTGTATGATCGATCCCCTCCGACAATGACTATCTAGGACGTTGACCGCTTGTGAACCAACACTGACACCATTAACTCTTTGTTGCTTTCTAGTCATCTGTCCCTGAAAAGTTTTGGCATGGTTTTGGTGCCATAGTGATGCCAAATTTCAGGTGGATTACGGAATCAACTACATGCCAAAACTGTCCTAGCGTagcaataattaaaaaaaaaaaatcacacataaGGGGAAAATATCAAAAGATCAAATTTGCACATATTGTTTTGGGGGGAGGGGTAGGGAGCCAAATGTGCTTCATCCGGCACTGAGGTTATATATTCATGCCTTTAGTTTTTCACCTGTCCAAGAGACTCACCGTTGAAGGTCAGATATCCGAAAAGAGCGGCCAGCAGGTACATGATGAACATAGCCAGGAAGGACACATTAGCAACGCCCTGCATCTTTTGGCGGGAGCGGCTGTTTTGGCGGGAGAAGACAGGATGTTTTAGTTTTCATGTAAATGTGAGATAAACTCATGAGGTTCAAACATGATAAGAAAGCAGCTGCGGTTTGTAGTCTGGGTGATTAAATAAAGGAAGCAGTGTGCACTCACTCTTTAAGCTCCTCGTACATGGGCAGGATGGCAGGGTGGCACACGAAGGCGAAGGTCAGGATGGGAACAGCGTAGACCGTCTAGAAAAAAACGACAACAAATTCAACATTTACGCACAAATATTTCacaagatttttgtttttcttccaaaATCAAATCTTTcagatgttttgtgtctaaaaGAGATTCACCTGAGAGTTGAAGACAAAGTATTTCGGCGTGCAAGCGTCCTCGCTGTAGTCCACAGCAGTGGTGTTCAGGTGTGACAGGGTGGTGTTCAGCACTTTGCTTATTGTTTCGTTCAGAGCGTTGACGTCCTCAGGGAGAGGGCACGGTATCTGGAACTTCTTGATGATCACCTGGAGGACAAGAAAGCATATTTTAGCCAAAATTAGCCGATGTCTTGGGGCTGATATATAGTAGATCTTTAATTGTGTCTAATGTTGTTTGTTGAACAGTTGAACAAGAGCCTGACTGAAACCTCATCACTGTGAGAactcagtggaaaaaaaacaatatgtgaAACCAGATCTTAACAGATAACGATGTTGCAACCGTTGTACGTGTTTCCTTAAGTTGAAGTGTTAACTGACTCCAGTATTTCCAAGTAAGTAAATGTGCTTGGGAGGGAGGGGAGCACCGGATTCCAAAACTGTTTCCTTGCGCAACAGGCTGGCTCATGTGCCAAAGACGGTGTGCAGGAAATacttctgtgttttgtgtgtgatgaGGAAGCAGGTGGGTTTTACTCACCACAATCAGAAAGAACACCATACAGAGCAGGGACAGCCCACTGGTGTAACCAAGGTAACCTGAGGGGGGGGGCAAAACAGAAACATGAGCAactgttttcttgtttgtttgttttttttaccatttgttTCTATTTAAAAGATGCAGAAAGCTCATGTGCTCTCGTTTTATGACTTCACTCTGAGTTGTAGACATTGTGAGACTTGATGAAATCttgcacacatgtgcaagtGTGTCATGCGCCCTGACCAACTCTGTGTAGAAATCCATCCGATTttataacacagacacacacacacgctgcttACTTACCCAAGTTCCTGAGCAGTGACAGGGGCAGGATAATGACAAGCGTCACCAGCAGCACGAGGTAATCACCGTTAGTGTACCATTCTCTAAAACACAAAAGGACAGAACAAGGACATGTTAGTCATACTGTTCAAGTCTTTATTTAGTTTTATCACTATGTAAATGTCATATTAAAGGGGCATTCCACCTTTTTTTGCTTCCTGTTTTTATATAGATTCGATACATTTTACAAAGTTCAGAACAGGTGGGCTATTTTCAATGTTTGCAAGCTTTACTGTGTAATGTAAATGATACATCATAAATACTTTGACATTTATTCTCCCATGCATACTCTCCTAATTTTAACATCAGAACAACTTCAAATCTTCAAAGTATCATTTTACCCTGCatagaaacaaaaatattataacatatttatttaattttattcaggAATGGTTGGCAGTATAAAAGATTAGAAaataagttttatttttgtcatcttttttaagacacaccaatatttttgacatgtatattttgtctttgtttcaggCTTACTTCAGGTTTTACAGTATGTATATATAAGGTAGCTTTGATCACATATGCAGTCATCTTTTTCCGAGCTGAAGCCAGCAGCAACCTAATTAGCACTAAAATCGACTACTCTGTGCAGAAAGCATCGCATTAAATCCACTTCTCTGTCACAACTCTCTTTTACATCTTCAGGCCTGATCAAACCTCTCCAACATCTGCATGTCAGCTGACACAAACCAGCCTGTGCGGGATGACTGCATCGCTCCCAGAAATAGATTTAACAAAGCAGCACTTAGGAGCCTGACCACATCAATTTTTTAAACTTGAAGCGAGGTCGCAGTGAGCTCATGCCGCGCTCCGTCTCCATGCGGCACCGGCTGCATCTTCTAAAAGGGCTCTTTGAAGGGCTGCTTGGATAGACTGAGCACTGTCCGTCCCTTTAAAATGTCCAGCCCCCCCCCTCCACTTTCCCGTCCAACAGAGGGACAAAGACGCTGCTTCCCCTTCTCCACCGCTCAGCACTTCAAAAACAACTGGCAGCCATTTTGCTGGATGTGGCACTTCACCTCGAGTGGTTCTGCCAGGCCTTACTGCTTCTCTAACACCTTAttagtgtgtgtgcgtttggGTATGTGTGTACTAGAACACACCGTTTTCCACCAGTATTATATACCAGTATGGAATTCTGACCCCGGGAGTACCCCTTTTGGGAAGACTGTATTGACATTTGGTTAATAGTTATGGCAGATAAACCGCTGAAATGGTCTGATGATCAGATCTGAATCCCTACCAAAATCTATAGCTGCTGGCTGGAGGCCGATCTGGCCGATCAACTCACCAGTTTCTTGGAAATCTTGTCAGAATTGTTGGAGAGTTCAGAACCTCCATTAGAGGGTcatcaaactttattttgattcacactgggatttttttgtacttctaatgtaaataaggtgccataGTGCATTGAAAGGTATCAAATAGAGCCTGTTTATCAATTAAGTGCCAGGAGCTGACCCCCCCTGACAGAAGTCCAGGCTACGTGCCGAATGTCCTCAAATTCTAGAAGTGCCCCTGTGTTCACCTGACCAGTGCAGAGCTGctgcaactggcccctggcctcctgtcattttcaaaagtagcccccaggcaaagcaagttgagtttCCCTTCCCTAGATGATTTATCTTATTAGGATGCTGAAAATTAAAGCTACCCCATGGACTTTTTGACCACTAGTAGTGCTGTGGAGCAATGTTTTTATGAGGTGGACCCTGTTATATAAAcataacttttgtttgttttcaggaaAACTCAACAGGGTGCCTTTAAAACAGTCAGTTCAGCCACACCACTTAAAACACACTGCTGTTTTCCACTTTCCAAGACCTGCACATggtcaaatgtattttctgggTCTGAAGCTAATAAAATATTTGGTCACTCACCCATTGCTGTTTCCCATAAAAGACTGAATGACGATGGGCAGCTCGTATTTGACGATGTAGAGGTAGCTTGACATGGCTGTGAGGACAAAAACAGCAGTTAGTTTATTTCCCTGTAAAATAAGCCAAGTCATGCCCATGTGAGGAACTCCATTACAGAAATAGTGATGTCTAATATTTGGCGAGGGGCTGAGTTGCTCCAGCGGATAAAAAAAAGTTCGACACATGCTTGTAGAATGACTCAAGTTTTTACTGGAAGCGACTCTACATTccaggaaaggaagaaaaaaaatgtttccactgAGCCAGGATTTCTGTTTTCCCTCATTTTTTTCCAATGCAGTCAGTTTAGACACAGAGGGACAGTGTTGTAGCTCGTGGAATAAACACAGGGTGGATAAATGTGGAAAAGTAGTTCAATTATAGTTGTGTAACACTCCTGAAAAGAAACAATTCTTTGCTGTTAAAATGCCACAGTCTCTCACCTCCAATGTTCTGCATGGTGATGGAGCAGGAAGCGGCGAGTTTCCCCGGCATCCCGAAGGCTTTGTAACCCAGCTGCTCGTACACCAGTGCACCTTAGGAGAAGAAatgcacaaagacaggaagattTAGCatccaaataaaacaaaaaacatcaaggAGCCAGTTTGGGGACATGACTATCTGACAGACTCACCTCCTTCGTTGGCAGTCTTCAGCAGCAAGTGGACAGAATACAAGGagaagatggcgacggccacgAGGAGAATCCTGTGAACAGATGAAACGGATCTTTAGCTGAATGTTGACAGAAATTAcacggcaaaacagcaaaatcgATGACTAACAGCTCCTGGTCGATGTGAAAATGCTTCGCTGTTACATGTTTCAATCTTTAGAATGAACACTTGTATTGAACAAGGGGATTTTAAGGCCAATTTGACAATGACATTTAGTTAATGTGAAAGTCAGACACTCCTCTGCTGGAAGTGCAGAAGATGTCCTACACCGATGTCCACTTGTAATGACGCAAATCGGATGTCTTATGGGAGAACCTGTCAGCAGGACAAGATGATTTCATACATTTCTGCTTGTCTTAAGAACTTGAAGTTTGTCAAGATACTGATATTCCTTTcaattaaaacaggaaaaatgccACTGAAAAAAATCCAATGACATTTTCTGCTTTAAAGAAAGTGTCAGCACTCAGAGAACTGTGACCCTGATGTGACAAAAAACTGCATTTGCTCACATTTTGTCAGCCTGATCAGCAAAGACCCTGAATGCAGCATCAGTCTACAAGGGCTATGAATCACGAGCTGCAGGGCCGCAGAGAACAAAAGGTTTCCCCTGCACGGGATCCTCTTAGCACCCTTGGGATGCTGCCAAGCCAGCAATATGTACCTGTGTATTAATAGTCCAGGTGAAAATTAATCTCCAGACCATTTGAGAAGCCTGTACAGTGTTTCCTCCTAGCATATGACCATCCAGCTGCTTTAAGCCTCTGGCTGGCTGCTCGCCTCCCCGCCTTCATATCTAATCGCTTTAAACGCTGCAACTCAACAAATATATGCTTTGGATGACCTTTTATAGCGAGTCAGTTTGTTCTGCAGGAGCTTACTTAACTTCAAGTGCTGATGTGAAGAGCTCCAGACAGCGTTACGAAATCCAAACAGACATGCTATCGTCCAATCATAAAGAGGTTCTGGTAACTTCCTGCAGATGCACGGCTCTGACTGGTCAGGAGCGGGCTGACAGTGAGCCACACCGTGCTCCATTCATGATCTCGTGGGAGCGTACGTTGGCTCTCAGTTTATGTAACTCTTTACAGGATTAACTCAGCTAAGCTGCTTCTGCTGCCACTCCCTGTGTTTGTAAACTGACATACAACTGCCATTTAGTGGCACCCAAAGTGATCTAGTCACCCACTGTGAGTATACACATTCATGTTCTGACAGTGTTACAGGAAAAAGACACTTGACTGGTTTTTCTTGAGCTGGTTTCTACCTCCTGAGTGTGTCAGCTTGTGTCTCAGAGACTGGAAATAAAAGGCTCAGAGATGTAGACACCGAGACCTGACACACTATTGACAAATGAAGGAATTCAGATAACAACTGACATGAAAGCAGTTTAAAATTCCTCACATAAGCTGCAAAAATGTTAACAATTTTTAGGTATTGTGGTCTGAAATTGCTCCGGATGACCAGTAGGGGGAGCTCTCATGAACACAAACGATTTATCTCAAGGAGAGCTATAAATTTTTTCCCACTAAAATCAGTTTTATCTTCTGCAACCATGATAACAAGTACTTAAACTAGAGTGATGGGCATTTGTAAACTTTCAATATGAGTGTAATCTGTTGCTCAGGGTCGAGTGGctgcagagcaaacacacacccacacacccactgCAGCCAGGGGGGATGCGGAGGCTCAGAACATCATGACCTGCAACCTTGACACTAAAGACAAAACCACACCTGCTCCTATTTGCCTCAGCTGGGTCCAGATCATAAAACAAAACCGTGCCCACGCTAACTTGTGGTTTCCCTTCACTGTACACCTCAACCTCAACTGTGTGGTTACCTCAAGTTTCTACCTGTCTTTGATGCCTGCAGTTGGTTTTGTCTTGGTATTACCACCTTCTACCCTCCCTTTCAAAATGAGGACAGTAAGTGATAAAAACTTACACAAACAGGGCGATGCCAGTGTTGGCCATAGCGTAGGACAGACCCAGGATGCCACTGCCCATGATGGCGTTGCCCAGGTTGAAGACGGACATGCCAAAGGAAGCATTGCCCTGGTGCTGTAGGGAAATTAATAATTCACAGTTAGGGAATTCGAAAAACATGACACGTGTGATCAAAGATAATAAATATGCTGAAGGATCAGAAAGGCTCTTACATATTCAGTCTCATACTTCTTCTTGCCCAGGTTGTGTTCAGGGAGGAAGTTTTGACTCTCTGCTTCTATGTCAGAGTATTggctttaaaagagaagagagggCTTTAGAAAATGTGTGCACAGGGGGAACAGTTTGtactttaaaatatttttattctaatataatttatatattttgtagcCAGTCTCACCCGCCCAGTGGGACCTTCTTGGGACAGTCCTGGTACGTGTACTCGTTGCtgttggtgctgctgctgtcgtcCTCAGGAGAGATGTTGAAACGGCTCATCTCAGTTTTGGCAGTAGGCTGTTTCATGCTGTTCATtaaagagcagaaaaaaaatatttatttatttttgcgcATTTGTAATTTCTGCGTCACGCGCACAGCGCTACTGCATTTTTTTccgcatttttttttatttccagtgCGCGTTCACGCTCCCTTGGAATAATCAATATTATAGTGAGCGGAGCGCGCCCCACAGCTCATGAATCTCGGATCATGTGACTTTTCTTTAGcgtgagggaggagggagggagaaaggaggGGGGAGTGACGCACCAGCAGTGGAAAAATACCAGACCGGCATCCGAGTCCACCCGACATCACCTCAGCCTCGCTGTATAGACgctgaatgacaaaaaaaaaaaaaaagccgcaGTACGCGCCGCTGACTTTGAGCACATTTCCCTCCGAAATCATTTGAAAAGTGTAATGTCAACAGGGTGTGTCCGCGTCTTTATCCTCACCCAGAGCAGCCTTTAATCATTATTGCATCAGACAGAGATGTCAATAAGGCAAAACGTGGATATTATAAATCTGACATTCTGatttaaaatcatatttttatccTGACTAACTGTTGCGCACATGGAGACCCACACAGAGCGCAAAAGGCGTCATCCCAGATCTCTTTAATTACATTATTTCCTTCGCCGGCTCTGATGGAAACAATGGCACGTGTTGTGCCTTTATGGGCAGATATGGCTCTCCATTTGGCGCAGAGGCTCGCGCTCTGATTCACACTCGCTTTCTAAATAAAGACTTCTTCAGATTAAACACAGAGGAAGATTGACAGTATTTCCTTTTCAACCTGCCTGTGTTTTTGTACCTGTGTGGCCGTGACAGCCGTTTGCCACCCCCAGACACTAGTCCAGCACTGCAGCATCACTGTCACACtgcttcattatttatttatttatttggaacCAGGGCTGACCTGGTAAGAAATAACGCCTCGGGCCTCTCAGAAAGGACATTTTTGGCTCTTTAGAAAGAGATCCACACAGCTAATATGACAGGAAATAGTTTTAATAGTGACTAATTAGCCCAAAAGAGATGGCAGCGCATCTGattttaattatataatatttaaaatgcgTATAAAAGACATATATAGAGGTAGGctatttaaaaagcaaaccaaAAGGTGTGCCAAACAAAAGATTACAATCATCTTTCAAACAGTGCGACGCCAACATCCGGTAATTCTCTAACAGACGGTCGGTAAATGATGAAATGCCGGCATTCTTACCTTGTGAAGATGTGGCAGGATGCCTGTAAAATCcgttcagtaaaaacaaaatagaagCAGCAAATGTCCGGACGATTTCTTCACCAAATTCAACTGATCCTTGAGTGTATTTAGactgaatataaataaatttgaaaatgaatggacaGGCCGATTACAGACAGGGTCTGAGTCAAAATACCAGCTTAACCAGTTCAAGTCAAGAGATAATAAAAGACACTCAGAATAAAACCGTGACGCGTAAAATCACAAGAATTTTAGATTTACGTCTAATTCAAGAAAATTCCCAGAGACGCGATGCGCTCGGAGAGAAAACGCTGTTCTGCTGGAGGAGGGGTGGGGACTCACCCTTTTATAAAGATGAGCATTGCATCAGCCCGGACCTACgggaaggaaggaggggggtgagacagagagagtagCAGGAAGAACGGGGAGGAGCGTTTggatggaggaggtggagactTTTTACGCACAGGCCGTGACGTGTTTTTGTATACAAACAGAGCAGTGACCTAGAGACTCTCCCCTGGAAAACCACAGGAATCCTCTAGTACAACTTACAATAGATAGTTATCAAAGAATGTCGGTTATATACTACAATAGTACTATTAAAATGTCCTTCAGTATTGTGTAATGTTCCACAGACTCCTGGGATCACTATGAGATCATACAAGGTCACCTAATGATAATTAAAGGACACACTGTAACCCTGTCACATGAGCTCACCCTTTCATTAACACCACCTGCCATGCTCATTTGTCCATGTTCATTTCTATTGTTTTTAACTGGATGTTATGTAACACTAATAATTATTTAAAGAGATTTCAATGACTGGAAACTGCAGATGTGACTGAGAATCACTATGTATGGCGTATAACAGgacactgctgtgttttataAAACAGAATGAGGTGAGCCCCCCCGCCGCTGGACAACCTCTGTGGACTAAATTAAGGTGAAGTGGACTCATAGGGTTCTGCTGTCCCTCCACATCAGGCTGTGACCGGAGCTTCAAAGCAGACCTCCCTGTCTGAAGGAGATTACACACAATCACTGTCATGTGATGGCGGCCATCCTGATCCTTATTCATGCTGgtcaggtgtgtatgtgtgtgtgtgtgggggagagATGGGGGGGGGAGTGAAGTCTTCCGCTGCTTTGGTTTCCAGTTTAATATTAGTACTGGGATGACTAAAAGCTGTAGTGTGTTCACTGTCAGTGTGAACTTTGACTCCTCAGATATGACAAATATAACACCACCGGCTGATGCAACTGCTGCTAATACTACACCTTACTACTGATACCGGGACTTATTCTGAGTCTGAGAGATACAACACTGCAGCTCTCCTCGCCagactaccactactactatacttgtactgctgcagctgctgctaccACCAGACTGCCACACAGTTCTGCCAAAACAGACTACTTTTACTAATACTAACCACTACACCTACTCAGTTAGCAGTGGCACGTATAAAGACAGCAGTAGTAGCACAAGTAACAGAAGTAGAGTGAGTAAAGGTAGCAGTAGTACAAGTACTCAAAGTACCACATGTAGCAGTGCAAGTAGTAGTCAATGAAGTACTGGAAGTAGTATGAGTAAAGGGAGTAGTAGAGGTGCAAGTACTAGAGGTAGTAGTAAGTAGTACAAGCACCAGCAGTACTACATGCAGTACTACTTGTATTACtgttactactactacaactacaaGTAATACTTGTACAAGTACTACTTCTGCTTGCATTGCTACGCGCAGTACCTCTAGTAATGTACTACTTCTGATACATGTACTACTGCTAGTACCTTTCCTCATACTACTTTAGTACTTGTATGTCTACTACTTGCACTAATAGCACTTCTGGTACTTGCACTACTGCTAGCCTACTACCTCTAGTACttgtaatactactactacacaATTCTTACTACTACTTCTAATACAGTTCTACTGCTATTACTTTCACTACTACATGCAGTACTTGCAGTACTTGTACTACTACTTCTAGTACTTGTACTACTACTTTCTTTACTCATACTACTGATACTTGTATTACTGCTACTACTTCTACTCCCTTTACTCATACTACTTCAAGTACTTGTagtactactacttctacttgCACTCCTACATATAATACTTGTAGTAATTTGCTACTTCTAGTACTTGTACTACTACTTTCTTTACTCATACTACTTCTCATACTTGTaccactactacttctactgGTACTATTACATGTAGTGGTTATTGTAATTTACTATTTGTTGTAATTGTACTACAACTACAACCTTGACTCATACTACTTCTTATACCTGTATAATTACTATTTGTATGACTACATGTAGTGTTTCTGGTGCTTGTACTACTCCTACTACCACTAGTGTTTATAcaactgctgctactactactccCTTTACTCATACTACTTCTTCAAGTACTTCTATGGTTACTACTTGCACTGCTATATGTAGTACTTCAAGTACTTGTAGTACTGCTGCTTCTACTTGCACTTATAATTATAGTACCTCTAGTAATTTACTTCTAGTACTTGTACTACAACTATAACCTTTATTCATATTACTGCTAGCACAACCACTATGTGCACTACTACATGTAGTGCTTCTGGTGCTTGTACTACTACAGCCACAACTGCTACTTCTACTCCCTTATTTATACTACTTCCAATGACTACTACTTGCACTTCTACATGTAGTACCTCAAGTACTTGTACCACTACATGTATTACTTCCTGTACTTGTACTACTGCTACCTTTGTTCACACTACCTCTGGTACTTGTACTACTACCTTTTCACTTTGTAGTACATATACTTGT
This genomic window contains:
- the slc38a2 gene encoding sodium-coupled neutral amino acid symporter 2, whose protein sequence is MKQPTAKTEMSRFNISPEDDSSSTNSNEYTYQDCPKKVPLGGQYSDIEAESQNFLPEHNLGKKKYETEYHQGNASFGMSVFNLGNAIMGSGILGLSYAMANTGIALFVILLVAVAIFSLYSVHLLLKTANEGGALVYEQLGYKAFGMPGKLAASCSITMQNIGAMSSYLYIVKYELPIVIQSFMGNSNGEWYTNGDYLVLLVTLVIILPLSLLRNLGYLGYTSGLSLLCMVFFLIVVIIKKFQIPCPLPEDVNALNETISKVLNTTLSHLNTTAVDYSEDACTPKYFVFNSQTVYAVPILTFAFVCHPAILPMYEELKDRSRQKMQGVANVSFLAMFIMYLLAALFGYLTFNVHVEPELLHTYSKIYKADVILLIVRLAVLTAVTLTVPVVLFPIRTSVNQLLCASKDFSWIRHTIITMVLLAGTNALVIFVPTIRDIFGFIGASAAAMLIFILPSAFYIKLVKKESMKSMQKIGATAFLLLGFLVMIGSMSLIVLDWIHNTSASPDTHPDGH